In the genome of Croceimicrobium hydrocarbonivorans, one region contains:
- a CDS encoding riboflavin synthase: MFTGIIESLGTLQASRREGSNLHFDFSCDFTSELKIDQSLAHNGVCLTVVAINGDEYTVTAIEETLQRTNLGQLQKGDQVNLERCMQANGRYDGHIVQGHVDTIAECEQVLEKDGSWEFHFKHAPGKQHLTVEKGSVTINGVSLTVVRSEPEHFSVAIIPYTYEHTNFKDLKLGSLVNIEFDILGKYVARMLGDRA, translated from the coding sequence ATGTTTACCGGTATTATTGAAAGCCTCGGCACCCTTCAGGCCAGTCGTCGTGAAGGAAGCAATTTGCATTTCGACTTCAGCTGTGATTTCACCTCTGAATTAAAGATTGATCAAAGCCTGGCCCATAATGGGGTTTGCTTAACAGTGGTGGCCATTAATGGCGATGAGTATACCGTAACTGCCATTGAAGAAACCCTGCAAAGAACCAATTTGGGTCAACTGCAAAAGGGCGATCAGGTAAATCTGGAGCGCTGCATGCAAGCCAATGGCCGCTATGATGGACACATTGTTCAGGGCCATGTGGATACCATCGCGGAATGCGAGCAAGTCTTAGAGAAAGATGGCAGTTGGGAATTTCATTTCAAGCATGCCCCCGGTAAACAACATTTAACCGTTGAAAAAGGCTCCGTTACCATTAATGGAGTAAGCCTTACGGTGGTGCGCTCCGAGCCCGAGCACTTCTCAGTGGCCATTATTCCTTACACTTATGAGCACACCAATTTCAAGGATTTGAAGCTAGGCTCTCTGGTAAATATTGAGTTCGATATTTTAGGGAAGTATGTAGCGAGAATGTTGGGAGATAGGGCTTAG
- a CDS encoding efflux RND transporter periplasmic adaptor subunit encodes MKKLSILFIFAILASCGQSPKDLAGLQASLKEKETALKGLQIEIDSIQAQIERLDTTHVVEASLTPVEVRTMANQTFRHFVRLSATVSSKENVLLSAEGNGRVVSVNAEEGDRVSKGQTILRLESDFIEGQLKEAEAAYQLAKTTFERRENLWKDSIGSEIEYLNAKTNFQAAENRVKQARAQYEHTFVKAPVNGSLDVIRVNKGEFVGAGTPVARVVDLSNLELETDISESYLKAVKVGDSVEVSIPALGLKQAEKVIFASQYINPENRSFTIKVGLKNNNALIKPNLLAEIKLKDYENPNALVLPSMAIRKDLKGDYVYLIDKSEAKPVARKRYVKIGRSFGEDAEIIEGLKAGEQVIVVGANSVNEGQEVEIQ; translated from the coding sequence ATGAAAAAATTAAGCATCTTATTCATTTTCGCGATTTTGGCCTCTTGCGGGCAATCGCCTAAGGATCTTGCCGGTCTTCAAGCGAGCTTGAAGGAAAAGGAAACCGCATTAAAAGGTTTACAAATCGAGATCGATAGCATTCAGGCCCAAATTGAACGTCTGGATACCACGCATGTGGTAGAAGCCTCTTTAACTCCGGTTGAAGTGCGCACCATGGCAAATCAAACTTTCCGTCACTTCGTACGCTTAAGTGCTACGGTAAGCTCTAAGGAGAATGTGCTTTTAAGCGCCGAGGGTAATGGTCGTGTAGTTTCGGTTAATGCCGAAGAAGGCGATCGTGTTTCTAAAGGTCAGACCATCTTACGTTTAGAAAGTGATTTTATCGAAGGTCAGTTAAAAGAAGCCGAAGCGGCTTATCAATTGGCCAAAACCACCTTCGAGCGTCGTGAGAATTTATGGAAAGACAGCATTGGTTCCGAAATCGAATACCTCAATGCTAAAACCAATTTCCAAGCAGCTGAGAATCGCGTAAAGCAAGCCCGTGCCCAGTATGAGCATACTTTTGTGAAAGCTCCGGTAAACGGTAGCTTAGACGTGATCCGCGTAAACAAAGGTGAATTTGTGGGTGCCGGTACTCCGGTAGCACGCGTGGTAGACCTTAGTAATCTGGAGTTGGAAACTGACATCTCCGAAAGCTATTTGAAAGCGGTTAAAGTGGGCGACTCCGTAGAAGTGAGTATTCCTGCCTTAGGATTGAAGCAGGCAGAAAAAGTAATTTTCGCCAGTCAGTACATCAATCCAGAGAACCGCAGCTTTACCATCAAAGTAGGTTTGAAAAACAACAATGCATTGATTAAGCCTAATCTTTTAGCTGAAATTAAGCTGAAGGACTACGAAAACCCCAATGCCTTGGTATTGCCTTCTATGGCTATTCGCAAGGACTTAAAAGGGGATTATGTATATCTAATTGATAAATCAGAAGCTAAGCCAGTCGCTCGCAAACGCTATGTGAAAATCGGTCGCTCCTTTGGAGAAGATGCCGAGATTATCGAAGGTCTGAAGGCCGGAGAACAAGTGATTGTGGTTGGGGCTAATTCTGTAAACGAAGGACAGGAGGTAGAGATCCAGTAA
- a CDS encoding TolC family protein yields the protein MKKHLVLGLALLSAPLWAQQEAKQFSLQEAQDYAARNSYTVQDKILDYEKARKTIKETAAMGLPQISGSFGYSYNAQVPKQPIPAQFFDPNAGEDDIAYVAFGVAHSNQAQFQLSQLLIDGSYFVALQATRVVKETKALEREEAEINARRNTAQSYYGVLVAEETLEILKENLKTVKSNFDETQKLFENGFVEDQDVSQMELLYNNLQNNVNNAERQVNLAYQLLKFNMGISLEEEITLSSRLEEVINPVRSDATLAQNPFQVDKHISFRNLLSQEKGASLQLANERAKYFPTLSGFVTHSQSNFSNEASQAFSFDTYWIPGTTIGASLSWNIFTGLARTARVQKAKIDLERIRLAKTATESQLELQFHQAQSDYDFALDNLSNQMRNRTLSERVRDRMLRKYKEGLASSLELTQAENQYLDAERNYINAILNVLNAKEALEYALGQ from the coding sequence ATGAAAAAACACCTGGTGCTTGGATTAGCCCTTTTAAGTGCACCTTTATGGGCACAGCAAGAGGCCAAGCAATTTTCACTTCAGGAGGCCCAGGACTATGCCGCCCGGAATTCCTACACGGTCCAGGATAAAATTCTGGACTACGAAAAAGCCCGGAAAACCATTAAGGAAACGGCAGCCATGGGATTGCCCCAAATCTCAGGTTCCTTTGGATACAGCTACAATGCGCAGGTTCCAAAGCAACCTATTCCGGCGCAGTTTTTCGATCCTAATGCTGGTGAAGATGATATTGCCTATGTAGCTTTTGGAGTAGCACATTCCAATCAAGCGCAGTTTCAATTAAGCCAGCTCTTGATCGACGGATCTTACTTCGTGGCTTTGCAAGCTACCCGAGTGGTAAAGGAAACCAAAGCTTTGGAGCGTGAGGAGGCAGAGATTAACGCTCGCCGCAATACGGCTCAGAGTTATTATGGTGTCCTGGTAGCCGAAGAAACCCTGGAAATCTTGAAAGAAAACCTGAAAACGGTTAAATCCAATTTTGATGAAACCCAAAAACTTTTTGAAAACGGATTTGTAGAAGATCAGGATGTAAGTCAGATGGAACTGCTTTACAATAATTTGCAGAACAATGTGAATAATGCTGAGCGTCAAGTGAACTTGGCTTACCAATTACTCAAGTTTAATATGGGTATTTCTTTGGAAGAAGAAATCACTCTGAGCTCCAGATTGGAAGAAGTAATAAATCCCGTTCGTTCGGATGCGACTTTAGCTCAAAACCCTTTTCAGGTAGATAAGCATATCAGCTTCCGTAATCTCTTGAGTCAGGAGAAAGGCGCCAGCCTTCAATTGGCCAATGAAAGAGCGAAGTACTTCCCTACTTTAAGCGGATTTGTAACACATAGCCAGAGTAATTTCTCGAATGAAGCCAGTCAGGCTTTCAGTTTCGATACCTATTGGATTCCGGGAACCACCATCGGCGCAAGCTTAAGCTGGAACATTTTTACCGGCTTGGCGCGTACGGCCAGAGTGCAAAAAGCGAAAATTGATTTAGAACGCATCCGCCTAGCTAAAACTGCTACCGAAAGTCAATTGGAATTACAGTTCCATCAAGCGCAAAGCGACTATGACTTTGCCTTGGATAACTTGAGTAATCAAATGCGCAACCGCACCTTAAGTGAAAGAGTGCGCGACCGTATGCTGCGCAAATACAAAGAAGGTTTGGCTAGCAGCCTCGAATTAACGCAGGCTGAGAATCAATATCTCGATGCCGAACGCAATTACATCAACGCAATTTTAAACGTTCTAAACGCCAAAGAAGCCCTGGAATACGCATTGGGCCAATAA
- a CDS encoding DUF6252 family protein has product MISFSFKPNLHKLCLVVLIMVSTACDEEPKPEGPNLSFSEVICYVNGELWRDCRKGIAGPYANNYGQYFVGNYLDIDALDFCKLYTDLSTGLYLKLNVTDTGYYPIREHHGSFIIYNLDPEIDTKIYETDSLSEGYVHISRFYSNNQRSYIDGEFAFTAYLKDSNEVVQVSDGTIKNVELSHY; this is encoded by the coding sequence ATGATCTCTTTCTCTTTCAAACCCAACCTTCATAAGCTCTGTTTGGTGGTTCTAATTATGGTAAGCACTGCTTGCGATGAAGAACCCAAACCAGAGGGGCCAAATCTCAGCTTTAGTGAAGTCATTTGTTATGTGAATGGAGAATTATGGCGAGACTGCCGAAAAGGTATTGCAGGACCTTATGCTAATAATTACGGTCAATACTTTGTTGGAAACTACTTAGACATAGACGCCTTGGATTTTTGCAAGTTGTACACAGATTTAAGCACTGGTCTGTATCTTAAGTTAAATGTTACGGACACTGGTTATTATCCAATACGGGAACACCATGGTTCATTTATAATCTACAACCTAGATCCAGAAATCGATACAAAGATTTACGAAACCGATAGCCTCTCTGAGGGCTATGTTCATATCAGCCGCTTTTATTCCAATAACCAAAGATCTTACATCGATGGAGAATTTGCCTTTACTGCCTATCTTAAAGACTCCAATGAAGTAGTGCAGGTAAGTGATGGAACCATTAAAAATGTTGAGCTTAGTCATTATTAA
- a CDS encoding efflux RND transporter permease subunit yields MATNTSRNFGLSTLALKNSISVFILSALLILFGVFSYITMPKESFPEIVFPLIYVQTPYPGNTPQDIENLISRPLEKEIKSVDGIKNLNSESVQDVSIINVEFNIDVDTEKALQDVKDAVDRAMSDLPSDLDQDPVVLDIDLSRIPILNINLSGDYSIDDLVDYAELLQDEIEELGEISEATITGDKEKEVQINVDMPKMQENKLSFNDVQNALAAENINIGAGDILLGKTRRSIRTDAEFTSMDEIRNVIVKHENDNIVYLKDIADVAFTYKEVESMARLDGESVVSLNVIKKGGENLLDATDKIREIIKTAKKSLLPKDLRITITNDQSTQTRNQIANLENSIISGVILVTLTLLFFLGLRNATFVGLSIPFSMFISFLILSAAGVTLNFIVLFSLILALGMLVDNAIVTIENIYRLYAEEGLSAWEASRQGVGEIAVPIISSTATTLAAFFPLLFWDSIIGEFMGYLPRTLIIVLGSSLFVALVINPVIAASFIKNQDFESDKNHRKALLWFAVFLVLGVLAHMASSTILGNLLLAISFGVLAFTYALNPLSAWFQLVLLPRVESFYARTLAYSLRKWRPMAIIVGTLFLMVFSINFYFGTNPKYVDFPENDPNYINVFVELPLGTDVLATDSIAQRVESELNNILVPYQDLVKSVVTNVGAETASQNEFGGGGQNTPNKARITVSFVEYEFRNEISTSAIQREVTQKLNNWLPGLTISVEKEQNGPPTGRPINIEITGSEFDMLIAAADDVKKVVDAAEIPGIEGLQIDLETNKPEMLVRIDRDRAGRLGVSTQQIAMVLRTALYGSEASKYKEGEDDYPIEIRLKKDYRYDVASLMNQLVTFRSQASGRIVQVPISAVTSYEFVNSYNSIKRKDSERLITVYSNVVEGFNETEINNEIKEVLKDYKLPEGYDLKFTGSQQEQQESAEFLTRAMLIAVSLIFIILVSQFNSALKPFIIILTVLFSTIGVFLGLGIFQMEFVVIMTGIGIVSLAGIVVNNGIVLIDFIELSRARMREEKQLEEGQELDDESLVYAIELGGKTRLRPVLLTAITTVLGLLPLAVGLNIDFIGLLDGRGANIYFGGDNAVFWSPMAWTVIFGLVFATFLTLIVVPVMYLVLERLNRIVRSWFGRSSN; encoded by the coding sequence ATGGCAACAAATACCAGTCGAAACTTCGGGCTTAGTACGCTAGCCCTTAAAAATAGCATCAGCGTCTTTATACTTTCGGCGCTGTTGATCCTCTTCGGAGTGTTCTCCTACATCACGATGCCTAAGGAGTCCTTCCCGGAGATTGTATTCCCATTGATTTACGTGCAAACGCCGTATCCGGGAAACACCCCTCAGGATATTGAGAACCTGATTTCCCGTCCGCTCGAGAAAGAGATTAAATCGGTGGATGGTATCAAAAACCTCAATTCTGAGTCGGTGCAGGATGTATCCATTATTAATGTGGAGTTTAATATCGATGTTGATACTGAAAAAGCCCTCCAGGATGTAAAGGATGCGGTGGATCGCGCGATGAGCGATTTACCTTCTGACCTTGATCAGGATCCGGTAGTATTGGATATCGACCTGAGTCGTATTCCGATCCTCAACATCAACCTATCCGGTGATTATTCTATTGATGACCTGGTAGACTATGCGGAGCTTCTTCAGGATGAGATTGAAGAACTGGGTGAAATTTCGGAAGCTACCATTACTGGCGACAAGGAAAAAGAGGTGCAGATCAATGTGGATATGCCCAAAATGCAGGAGAACAAGCTCAGCTTTAATGATGTACAAAATGCCCTGGCGGCTGAGAACATCAATATTGGAGCAGGAGATATCCTTCTGGGTAAAACCCGACGTAGTATTCGTACCGATGCGGAATTTACCTCTATGGATGAAATCCGCAATGTGATTGTTAAGCATGAGAATGATAATATCGTTTACCTGAAAGATATCGCCGATGTAGCCTTTACTTATAAAGAGGTAGAGAGCATGGCGCGCTTGGATGGTGAATCGGTAGTATCCCTGAACGTAATTAAGAAGGGCGGTGAAAACCTCCTTGATGCTACAGATAAGATTCGCGAGATTATCAAGACGGCTAAAAAGAGCCTCTTGCCTAAAGATCTGCGGATTACCATTACTAATGATCAGAGTACTCAAACTCGTAATCAAATTGCGAACCTAGAGAACAGTATCATTTCCGGGGTAATTCTGGTAACCTTAACCCTCTTGTTCTTCTTAGGGTTACGGAATGCCACTTTCGTGGGATTGAGTATTCCTTTCTCCATGTTTATCTCCTTCCTGATATTAAGTGCGGCGGGTGTAACCTTGAACTTTATCGTTCTCTTCTCGCTGATCTTAGCCTTGGGTATGTTGGTAGATAATGCCATCGTAACCATTGAGAATATTTACCGGCTTTATGCCGAAGAAGGGCTCTCGGCCTGGGAGGCATCCCGTCAAGGGGTGGGTGAAATTGCGGTGCCTATTATTAGCTCAACCGCTACTACTTTGGCTGCTTTCTTCCCTCTCTTATTCTGGGATAGTATTATTGGGGAGTTTATGGGCTATTTGCCCCGTACCTTGATTATCGTATTGGGATCATCCCTATTCGTAGCCTTGGTAATTAACCCGGTAATTGCCGCCTCCTTCATTAAGAATCAGGATTTTGAGTCGGATAAAAATCACCGCAAGGCATTGCTTTGGTTTGCAGTATTCCTGGTACTAGGCGTACTAGCACATATGGCCTCCAGTACCATTTTAGGAAACTTGCTTTTAGCGATTTCCTTTGGAGTTCTAGCCTTCACCTATGCCCTGAATCCACTTTCGGCCTGGTTCCAATTGGTATTGCTACCCCGGGTGGAGAGTTTCTACGCCCGCACCTTGGCCTACTCCCTGCGTAAGTGGAGACCAATGGCCATTATTGTAGGTACCCTCTTTTTGATGGTATTCTCAATCAACTTCTACTTTGGAACCAATCCTAAGTATGTTGACTTCCCTGAGAATGATCCGAATTATATCAATGTTTTCGTAGAATTACCCCTGGGTACGGATGTGTTGGCAACCGATAGCATTGCGCAGCGTGTAGAGTCGGAGTTGAACAACATTTTGGTGCCTTATCAGGATCTGGTAAAAAGTGTGGTAACCAATGTGGGTGCGGAAACTGCCTCTCAGAATGAGTTTGGAGGCGGTGGTCAAAATACCCCGAACAAAGCCCGTATTACGGTTTCTTTTGTGGAGTACGAATTCCGTAATGAGATAAGTACCAGTGCCATTCAAAGAGAGGTTACTCAAAAATTGAATAACTGGCTGCCAGGTTTAACCATTAGCGTAGAGAAAGAGCAAAATGGTCCGCCTACTGGTCGTCCGATTAATATTGAAATCACCGGTAGTGAATTTGATATGTTAATTGCCGCTGCCGATGATGTGAAAAAGGTGGTGGACGCTGCTGAGATTCCTGGAATTGAAGGTTTACAAATTGATTTGGAGACCAATAAACCAGAGATGTTGGTGCGTATTGATCGCGATCGCGCCGGACGCTTAGGTGTAAGCACTCAGCAAATTGCCATGGTTCTGCGTACTGCCTTATATGGCTCAGAGGCCAGTAAGTATAAAGAAGGTGAGGACGACTACCCGATTGAGATTCGCCTTAAGAAAGATTATCGTTACGACGTAGCCAGCTTAATGAACCAGTTGGTAACCTTCCGCTCACAGGCCAGTGGTCGCATTGTTCAGGTGCCTATTTCGGCGGTAACCAGCTATGAGTTTGTGAACTCTTATAACTCTATTAAGCGTAAAGATTCTGAGCGTTTAATTACGGTTTACTCGAATGTGGTGGAAGGTTTCAATGAAACTGAAATCAACAATGAGATCAAAGAGGTATTGAAGGATTACAAATTGCCAGAAGGCTATGATCTGAAGTTTACCGGATCTCAGCAAGAGCAACAGGAAAGTGCTGAGTTCTTAACTCGTGCGATGTTAATTGCGGTATCCTTGATCTTCATCATTTTGGTGTCTCAGTTTAACTCTGCTCTTAAGCCTTTCATTATCATCCTTACCGTACTCTTCAGTACCATTGGTGTATTCCTTGGATTGGGAATCTTCCAAATGGAGTTTGTGGTAATTATGACCGGTATTGGTATCGTTTCCCTGGCGGGGATTGTAGTAAACAATGGTATTGTACTGATCGACTTTATTGAGCTGAGTAGAGCGCGTATGCGTGAAGAAAAGCAATTGGAAGAAGGTCAGGAATTGGATGATGAAAGTTTGGTTTATGCCATTGAGTTAGGGGGTAAAACCCGTTTACGTCCGGTATTGCTCACCGCAATTACTACCGTACTAGGTCTCCTGCCTTTAGCAGTTGGATTGAACATCGATTTCATCGGATTATTAGATGGTCGTGGTGCTAATATTTACTTCGGTGGAGATAATGCCGTGTTCTGGTCACCTATGGCCTGGACGGTAATCTTTGGTCTGGTATTTGCAACCTTCCTAACGCTGATTGTGGTCCCAGTAATGTACCTGGTTTTAGAACGCTTGAATCGCATTGTGCGATCTTGGTTCGGCCGCAGTAGCAATTAG
- a CDS encoding DUF6252 family protein, whose translation MKLSRIITFILATSFLQSSCEKDSDNSKQDNKPPFHWSVTKADVNGKLWGDCIVSVLTGLNREKSSAADYGGQRFTISSANICNSHEGVDTTIVNLYMDISEPMKEGQTYQLDDQNLGGVAGWIENWNHFYATTNQNSTGQLHISKFKNDKISGTFSFVARIDSLDLTIKVEHGRFEDMNILNF comes from the coding sequence ATGAAGTTATCGAGGATTATAACTTTCATTTTAGCCACAAGCTTTTTACAGTCTAGCTGTGAGAAGGACTCTGATAATTCCAAACAGGATAACAAGCCTCCTTTTCATTGGAGTGTAACCAAAGCGGATGTCAACGGCAAATTATGGGGGGATTGCATTGTTAGTGTACTCACCGGGCTTAATCGCGAGAAATCTTCGGCAGCAGATTATGGCGGTCAGAGATTTACAATTTCTTCCGCAAATATTTGCAATAGTCACGAGGGTGTGGATACTACTATAGTTAACCTATACATGGATATTTCTGAGCCAATGAAAGAAGGCCAAACATACCAACTTGATGATCAAAATTTAGGTGGAGTTGCGGGTTGGATAGAAAACTGGAACCATTTTTATGCAACAACAAATCAAAACAGCACCGGTCAGCTGCATATCTCCAAGTTTAAAAACGATAAGATTAGCGGAACTTTCTCATTCGTCGCCCGCATAGATTCTCTTGATCTAACTATTAAGGTGGAGCACGGTAGATTTGAGGATATGAATATTCTTAATTTTTAA
- a CDS encoding TetR/AcrR family transcriptional regulator, with protein METMEIEIIGKAHEMFQRYGLRPVTMDDIAKELSVSKKTLYKYFANKEELVERAVERVMDKVSARMVELLKAEGNAIDMLFAMDEVVCANIEAHDHSMQFQLERYYPELYAKLEGRKREMVLKMMHANIEQGKREGLFREELNNDVVAFLYYSRARLMTESDIAEFEQMSMPELMREILIYHVRGVANAKGIAYLQEKLMTTTKTQS; from the coding sequence ATGGAGACAATGGAGATTGAAATAATTGGGAAGGCCCATGAAATGTTTCAGCGTTACGGTTTAAGGCCGGTAACGATGGATGACATTGCCAAGGAGCTGAGCGTATCTAAGAAAACCTTGTATAAATACTTTGCCAACAAGGAAGAATTAGTGGAGCGCGCAGTGGAGCGGGTAATGGACAAAGTAAGCGCTCGCATGGTTGAGCTCTTAAAAGCAGAAGGCAATGCGATTGATATGCTTTTTGCGATGGACGAAGTGGTGTGTGCCAATATTGAGGCGCATGATCACAGCATGCAATTTCAGCTGGAACGCTACTACCCCGAATTGTACGCCAAATTGGAAGGCCGCAAGCGTGAGATGGTTTTAAAAATGATGCACGCTAATATCGAACAAGGGAAGCGCGAGGGCTTGTTTCGCGAAGAACTGAATAACGATGTGGTGGCCTTCTTATATTACAGTCGGGCTCGCCTAATGACCGAATCCGACATTGCGGAATTTGAACAAATGAGCATGCCCGAGCTCATGCGCGAAATCTTGATTTATCATGTGCGCGGAGTGGCAAATGCCAAGGGGATTGCCTATTTGCAGGAAAAACTAATGACAACTACTAAAACACAATCATGA
- a CDS encoding 1-deoxy-D-xylulose-5-phosphate synthase, which translates to MTYPILEKLNSPADLRLLDSHQLEELAAELRRFIQEQTRTKAGHIRSSLGVVELSIALHYHFKTPDDILIWDVGHQAYAHKVLCERRSIFQSNRQKGGISGFTKRSESAYDPFGAGHSSTSISALAGFVKAAQLEANPRKHVAVIGDGALTGGQAFEALNYLGDLAADCLVILNDNKGSIDPNVGALQKLNSYQGWAESLGFQYHTCEKGNSIADLLAKLKELNSLSGPLFLHIQTEKGLGYNEVIERRGSPAAPSFQSVFGETILKLLETDPKLVVLSPAMLSGAQLLEAQKAFPERVIDVGIAEQNVVTMAAGLAASGFKPLVHLYSTFAQRALDQIIHDVALQQLPVVFVFDRAGFVGEDGPTHHGVFDQALLADVPNMRLMAPAGGRALKAMLEEAMQAEGPMVIRYPKASFDLQTDSLWQGMQAHWWRQSTQNSAILSYGSQATLAQAAAAAKDWSHLHIPQFRPLDQLHLVELLASYRHLILVDENPAGGSLHRDLLALLQSGKLKAEYQAVLIDKAFSEHAPRAEQLAVSGFSLEKLLERMFFGE; encoded by the coding sequence ATGACCTATCCCATTCTGGAAAAGCTCAACAGTCCGGCCGATCTACGGCTTTTAGATAGCCATCAATTGGAAGAATTGGCGGCTGAATTACGTCGCTTTATCCAGGAGCAAACACGCACCAAAGCTGGGCATATACGCTCAAGTTTGGGGGTAGTCGAATTAAGCATCGCGCTGCATTATCACTTTAAGACTCCAGATGATATTTTGATTTGGGATGTGGGGCATCAGGCTTATGCCCATAAAGTGCTCTGCGAGAGACGGTCAATATTTCAGAGCAACCGTCAAAAAGGCGGAATTTCAGGTTTTACCAAACGCAGTGAAAGTGCTTACGATCCTTTTGGTGCCGGGCATTCTTCAACTTCCATTTCGGCACTGGCCGGGTTCGTAAAAGCGGCCCAGCTGGAAGCAAATCCGCGCAAACATGTGGCGGTAATTGGTGATGGAGCTTTAACCGGCGGTCAGGCTTTTGAGGCCCTAAATTATTTGGGTGATTTGGCGGCCGACTGTCTGGTGATTCTCAATGATAATAAGGGAAGCATCGACCCCAATGTGGGAGCATTGCAAAAGCTGAATAGCTATCAGGGCTGGGCAGAATCCTTAGGCTTCCAATATCATACTTGCGAAAAAGGAAATTCTATTGCCGATTTATTAGCGAAGCTGAAGGAATTGAATAGTCTTTCGGGTCCATTGTTCTTGCATATCCAAACCGAAAAAGGGCTTGGTTATAATGAAGTCATTGAACGGAGAGGCAGCCCAGCTGCTCCGAGCTTTCAATCGGTATTTGGCGAAACAATTTTAAAGCTTTTAGAGACTGATCCAAAACTGGTGGTATTAAGTCCGGCCATGTTGAGCGGTGCGCAATTATTGGAAGCTCAAAAGGCTTTTCCGGAGCGGGTGATTGATGTAGGTATTGCCGAACAAAATGTGGTGACCATGGCCGCTGGATTGGCCGCATCCGGCTTTAAGCCTTTGGTGCATTTATACAGCACTTTTGCCCAAAGAGCCTTGGATCAGATTATTCACGATGTAGCCTTACAGCAATTGCCGGTGGTTTTTGTTTTTGACCGAGCGGGCTTTGTGGGGGAGGATGGACCTACCCATCATGGGGTATTCGATCAGGCCTTATTGGCAGATGTTCCGAATATGCGTTTAATGGCACCTGCTGGAGGCAGGGCTTTGAAAGCAATGTTAGAGGAGGCGATGCAAGCGGAAGGCCCAATGGTAATTCGCTATCCTAAAGCTAGTTTCGATTTGCAAACCGATAGCCTTTGGCAGGGAATGCAGGCCCATTGGTGGCGTCAATCTACTCAGAACTCTGCTATACTATCTTACGGCTCTCAAGCAACATTGGCCCAGGCCGCGGCCGCGGCAAAAGATTGGAGTCATTTGCATATACCTCAATTCCGGCCTTTGGATCAGCTGCATTTAGTAGAGCTTTTGGCCTCTTATCGGCACTTGATTTTGGTGGATGAAAATCCGGCTGGCGGTAGTTTGCATCGCGATCTACTGGCCTTGCTGCAATCCGGAAAGCTTAAGGCCGAGTATCAAGCGGTTTTAATCGACAAAGCATTTAGCGAACATGCACCTAGGGCGGAGCAGTTGGCGGTTTCGGGATTTAGTTTGGAAAAGTTATTGGAGCGGATGTTTTTTGGAGAATGA
- a CDS encoding CPBP family intramembrane glutamic endopeptidase translates to MILGIGFSFLQIPLNVVYNLINGDEYQIALDFQWNDHFSLNTFGLVFFIPIAEELFFRQFLQKELAMKYPVWLSIVLSALLFALIHLGLLSIIAGGDLNWHSAYISLFGGFIAASLFHFSKSIGPAILFHVFWNASVAVF, encoded by the coding sequence ATGATTTTGGGTATTGGTTTCTCTTTTCTTCAGATCCCTTTAAATGTGGTTTATAACCTTATAAATGGGGATGAATATCAAATCGCGCTGGATTTTCAATGGAATGATCACTTTAGCTTGAATACTTTCGGTTTAGTGTTCTTTATTCCCATTGCTGAAGAATTATTTTTCAGACAGTTTTTGCAAAAGGAGCTGGCGATGAAATACCCGGTTTGGCTATCAATAGTTTTATCTGCTCTTTTGTTTGCCTTGATTCATCTAGGGCTTTTGAGTATAATAGCTGGAGGTGACTTAAACTGGCATTCAGCTTATATCTCACTTTTTGGAGGCTTCATTGCCGCAAGTCTATTTCACTTTTCTAAATCCATAGGACCAGCCATCCTGTTTCACGTCTTTTGGAATGCGTCAGTTGCCGTATTCTAA